TCCTGCCCGTTCCACCATTACCGGCGCACCCCTGTCGCCGGTGGAGTTGCAGCAGTTACACGCCTTCTGGCGGGCGGCCAACTACCTAGCCGTCGGGATGATTTATCTCCAGGACAACCCCCTGTTGCGGCAGCCCCTGAAGCCGGAGCACATCAAAAATCGTCTGTTGGGCCACTGGGGGTCTAGCCCGGGGATTGCCTTTGTCTATACGCACCTCAACCGGGTGATCAAAAAGTTTGACCAGGATATGCTCTACATTGTGGGGCCAGGGCATGGTGCGCCTGGATTCCTAGCGCCCTGTTACCTGGAGGGCAGCTACAGCGAGTTTTACCCCAATTGCAGCTTGGATGAAAGGGGGCTGCGGCGGTTTTTCAAGCAGTTTTCGTTCCCTGGCGGCATCGGCAGCCACTGTACTCCGGAAACGCCTGGTTCCATCCACGAGGGGGGCGAGCTGGGCTATGCCCTGTCCCATGCGTTTGGCGCCGCCTTTGATAACCCTAATCTGATTGTGGCGGCTCTCGTAGGAGATGGGGAAGCGGAAACCGGTCCCCTGGCGACTGCCTGGCACTCCAACAAGTTCCTCAACCCGATTCGCGACGGGGCGGTGCTCCCCATCCTGCACCTGAACGGTTACAAGATCAATAACCCCACGGTGCTGGCCCGCATCAGCCATGAAGAACTAGAAGCTCTGTTCCGGGGCTATGGCTACACGCCCTACTTTGTGGAGGGGTCGGAACCCGAGAGCATGCACCAGGCGATGGCAGCAACCCTGGACCACTGCATCACCGAAATCCACCGGATTCAAGCGGAAGCGCGCTCGACGGGTCGAACCGTACGTCCTCGCTGGCCAATGATTGTGTTGCGCACACCCAAGGGCTGGACCTGCCCAGCCTATGTGGACGGCAAAAAAATTGAAGGGTTCTGGCGCTCCCACCAGGTGCCCTTGGCAGACGTGAAGCAGAATCCCGAACACCTGCGCATCTTGGAGGCATGGTTGCGCAGCTACAAGCCAGAGGAACTGTTTGACGAGCAGGGCGCGCCTCGACCGGAGGTGATGGCTGCTGCTCCCACTGGCACCAAACGCCTAGGTTCGACGCCCTACGCCAACGGAGGACTCCTGCGGCGGGATTTGCGGATGCCGGATTTCCGCGACCCGAAATATGCCATCCAGGTCCCCAAACCAGCCACGATGGAGGCCATGAACACCAAACCCCTGGGGGCCTTCCTGCGGGATGTGATGGTCCTCAACCCCCACAATTTCCGCGTGTTTGGCCCGGATGAAACCACCTCCAACAGGCTGGATGCAGTGTACGAGGCCAGTAAAAAATTCTGGATTGCCGAGTATTTCCCCGAGGATGCCGACGGCGGGGAATTGGCACCCGATGGCCGGGTCATGGAATATCTCAGCGAACACACCCTTGAGGGCTGGCTCGAGGGGTACTTGCTCACGGGACGGCACGGCTTTTTCTCCACCTACGAAGCCTTTGTGCATGTCATTGACTCCATGTTCAACCAGCACGCCAAGTGGTTGGAAATGAGCAGTCACATCCCCTGGCGCCAGGCGATTTCCTCGCTCAATATCCTGATTACTTCGACGGTGTGGCGGCAAGACCACAACGGGTTTACGCACCAGGACCCAGGCTTTCTCGACTTGGTGGTGAACAAAAGTTCCAAAGTGACCCGGATTTACCTGCCGCCGGATGTGAACTCGCTGCTGTCGTGCGCAGACCACTGCCTGCGTAGCAAAAACTACGTCAATGTCATTGTCTGCGACAAGCAATTGCACCTGCAGTACATGAACATGGACGAGGCGATTCGCCACTGCACCAAGGGGCTGGGCATTTGGGATTGGGCCAGCAACGACCAGGGCAGCGAACCGGATGTGGTGATGGTCGGCTGCGGCGATATTCCCACCCAGGAGGCCCTGGCGGCCACCGCGCTCCTGCGCCAGGAGTTCCCCGACTTGAAGATTCGGTTTATCAACGTGGTGGACCTGTTCCGGCTGCAGCCCGAGAGTGAACATCCCCATGGCCTAAGCGACCGGGATTTCGACAGCTTGTTCACCCTCGATAAACCCATCATCTTCAATTTCCACGGCTATCCCTGGTTGATTCACCGCTTGGCCTACCGGCGGCATAACCATCGCAATTTGCACGTGCGGGGCTACAAGGAAAAGGGGAGCATCAATACCCCCTTGGAGCTGGCGATTGCCAACAACATTGACCGGTTTTCTTTGGCGATGGATGTGATTGACCGGGTGCCGAAGTTGCAGGTCGCTGGGGCGCATGCCAAG
The nucleotide sequence above comes from Gloeomargarita sp. SKYB120. Encoded proteins:
- a CDS encoding phosphoketolase family protein, with translation MVATPTKSEVSDLSAFGPARSTITGAPLSPVELQQLHAFWRAANYLAVGMIYLQDNPLLRQPLKPEHIKNRLLGHWGSSPGIAFVYTHLNRVIKKFDQDMLYIVGPGHGAPGFLAPCYLEGSYSEFYPNCSLDERGLRRFFKQFSFPGGIGSHCTPETPGSIHEGGELGYALSHAFGAAFDNPNLIVAALVGDGEAETGPLATAWHSNKFLNPIRDGAVLPILHLNGYKINNPTVLARISHEELEALFRGYGYTPYFVEGSEPESMHQAMAATLDHCITEIHRIQAEARSTGRTVRPRWPMIVLRTPKGWTCPAYVDGKKIEGFWRSHQVPLADVKQNPEHLRILEAWLRSYKPEELFDEQGAPRPEVMAAAPTGTKRLGSTPYANGGLLRRDLRMPDFRDPKYAIQVPKPATMEAMNTKPLGAFLRDVMVLNPHNFRVFGPDETTSNRLDAVYEASKKFWIAEYFPEDADGGELAPDGRVMEYLSEHTLEGWLEGYLLTGRHGFFSTYEAFVHVIDSMFNQHAKWLEMSSHIPWRQAISSLNILITSTVWRQDHNGFTHQDPGFLDLVVNKSSKVTRIYLPPDVNSLLSCADHCLRSKNYVNVIVCDKQLHLQYMNMDEAIRHCTKGLGIWDWASNDQGSEPDVVMVGCGDIPTQEALAATALLRQEFPDLKIRFINVVDLFRLQPESEHPHGLSDRDFDSLFTLDKPIIFNFHGYPWLIHRLAYRRHNHRNLHVRGYKEKGSINTPLELAIANNIDRFSLAMDVIDRVPKLQVAGAHAKEKFLNMQIDCRNYAYEHGTDMPEFANWRWPF